From a region of the Mercurialis annua linkage group LG1-X, ddMerAnnu1.2, whole genome shotgun sequence genome:
- the LOC126666083 gene encoding uncharacterized protein LOC126666083: MKKRETKGVQSADFLVCFPSRSHLALLPKPICSPARPAESSNRQHNHPHHRHNHHQVHHPLKKSSTRGSPALWAKNKQMGAEISEPTSPKVTCAGQIKVRHKAAACKSWQSVMEEIERIHSHRKLKKKKSSAWVDSFGFKKDVMQFLTCLRNIKFDFRCFGNIPHSDIISSDDEEEDEEHDIEEEAEECQENEEDSRTVFSKWFMVFQENQNNEFYKENKKDNQDEDPSVAVPPPNALLLMRCRSAPAKSWLEEKQEEEDDQDQEEEEEGEENIKREEKKGKNLKALMEEEKTSIEKENSLVVMRYDTDFYRISTDIAKETWVVGGIKDPLSRSRSWKR; encoded by the coding sequence ATGAAAAAAAGAGAAACCAAAGGAGTTCAATCAGCTgattttttagtttgttttccTTCTAGATCACATCTAGCCTTACTTCCTAAGCCCATTTGTAGTCCTGCACGACCCGCAGAGTCCAGCAACCGGCAACACAACCACCCCCACCACCGCCATAACCACCACCAGGTCCACCACCCGCTCAAGAAATCTAGCACCAGAGGTAGTCCTGCCTTATGGGCCAAGAACAAGCAAATGGGCGCGGAGATTTCAGAACCAACTTCGCCCAAGGTTACATGTGCAGGTCAGATCAAAGTGAGACACAAAGCTGCTGCATGCAAAAGCTGGCAATCTGTAATGGAAGAAATTGAAAGAATTCACAGTCACAGGAAActcaagaagaagaaatctagTGCCTGGGTTGATTCTTTTGGGTTCAAGAAAGATGTAATGCAATTCTTGACCTGTTTAAGGAATATAAAATTCGATTTTCGATGCTTCGGTAACATTCCTCATTCTGATATCATCAGTTCTGACGATGAAGAGGAAGATGAAGAGCATGATAttgaagaagaagcagaagaatGTCAAGAAAATGAGGAGGATTCAAGAACCGTATTCTCTAAATGGTTCATGGTGTTTCAAGAGAATCAAAATAACGAGTTTtacaaagaaaacaaaaaagataATCAGGATGAGGATCCGTCTGTTGCTGTTCCTCCTCCAAATGCACTTCTGCTTATGCGGTGTCGTTCTGCCCCTGCAAAGAGCTGGCTAGAGGAgaaacaagaagaagaagacgatCAAgaccaagaagaagaagaagagggggAGGAGAAtataaaaagagaagaaaagaaaggaAAGAATTTAAAAGCTTTAATggaagaagaaaaaacaagtatagaaaaagaaaacagCTTGGTAGTGATGAGATACGACACTGATTTCTACAGAATTTCAACTGATATAGCAAAAGAAACATGGGTTGTTGGTGGAATCAAGGATCCATTATCAAGAAGTCGAAGCTGGAAGAGATGA